A genome region from Tenrec ecaudatus isolate mTenEca1 chromosome 13, mTenEca1.hap1, whole genome shotgun sequence includes the following:
- the KCNJ13 gene encoding inward rectifier potassium channel 13 isoform X1 yields the protein MDGSNCKAIAPLLTQRYRRMVTKDGHSTLQMDGAQRGLAYLRDAWGILMDMRWRWMMLVFSASFVVHWLVFAVLWYVLAEMNGDLELDHDDPPENHTICVKYITSFTAAFSFSLETQLTIGYGTMFPSGDCPSAIALLAIQMLLGLMLEAFITGAFVAKIARPKNRAFSIRFTDLAVVAHIDDKPNLIFQVANIRPSPLTSVRVSAVLYQERDNGDLYQTSVDFHLDGISSEECPFFIFPLAYHHSITPSSPLATLLQHENPPHFELVVFLSAMQEGTGETCQRRTSYLPSEILLHHCFASLLARGSKGEYQIKMENFDKTIPQFPTPLVSKSPNRTDLDIHINGQNMDNFQISETGLTE from the exons ATGGACGGCAGTAATTGCAAAGCTATTGCCCCTCTCCTCACTCAGAGATACCGGAGGATGGTCACCAAGGATGGCCACAGCACCCTTCAAATGGATGGCGCCCAAAGAGGCCTGGCCTATCTTCGAGATGCCTGGGGGATCCTGATGGACATGCGTTGGCGCTGGATGATGTTGGTCTTTTCTGCCTCTTTTGTGGTCCACTGGCTTGTCTTTGCAGTGCTCTGGTACGTCCTCGCTGAGATGAATGGGGATCTGGAGCTGGATCATGACGACCCGCCTGAAAACCACACTATCTGTGTCAAGTATATCACCAGCTTCACGGCGGCCTTCTCGTTCTCCCTGGAGACACAGCTCACAATTGGTTATGGCACCATGTTCCCCAGTGGTGACTGCCCAAGCGCAATCGCCCTTCTGGCCATCCAAATGCTCCTAGGCCTCATGCTGGAGGCATTTATCACAG GTGCTTTTGTGGCGAAGATTGCCCGACCGAAAAATCGAGCCTTCTCAATTCGCTTTACTGACTTAGCAGTAGTAGCTCACATAGATGACAAGCCCAATCTGATTTTCCAAGTGGCCAACATTCGACCTAGCCCTCTCACCAGCGTGCGGGTCTCCGCTGTCCTCTACCAGGAACGAGACAATGGAGACCTCTACCAGACCAGTGTGGATTTCCACCTGGACGGCATCAGTTCCGAGGAATGTCCCTTCTTCATCTTTCCTCTCGCCTATCATCACTCCATCACACCATCCAGCCCTCTGGCCACGCTGCTCCAGCATGAGAACCCTCCCCACTTTGAGCTGGTTGTCTTCCTTTCGGCAATGCAGGAAGGCACAGGTGAAACCTGCCAGCGGAGGACATCCTATCTGCCCTCAGAGATCTTGTTACACCACTGTTTCGCATCTCTGTTGGCCCGAGGTTCCAAAGGCGAATATCAAATCAAGATGGAGAATTTTGACAAGACAATCCCTCAATTTCCAACTCCTCTGGTCTCTAAGAGCCCAAACAGGACTGACCTGGACATCCATATCAATGGACAAAACATGGACAATTTTCAGATCTCTGAAACGGGGCTGACAGAGTAA
- the KCNJ13 gene encoding inward rectifier potassium channel 13 isoform X2, with protein sequence MDGSNCKAIAPLLTQRYRRMVTKDGHSTLQMDGAQRGLAYLRDAWGILMDMRWRWMMLVFSASFVVHWLVFAVLWCFCGEDCPTEKSSLLNSLY encoded by the exons ATGGACGGCAGTAATTGCAAAGCTATTGCCCCTCTCCTCACTCAGAGATACCGGAGGATGGTCACCAAGGATGGCCACAGCACCCTTCAAATGGATGGCGCCCAAAGAGGCCTGGCCTATCTTCGAGATGCCTGGGGGATCCTGATGGACATGCGTTGGCGCTGGATGATGTTGGTCTTTTCTGCCTCTTTTGTGGTCCACTGGCTTGTCTTTGCAGTGCTCTG GTGCTTTTGTGGCGAAGATTGCCCGACCGAAAAATCGAGCCTTCTCAATTCGCTTTACTGA